A genomic window from Salvia splendens isolate huo1 chromosome 11, SspV2, whole genome shotgun sequence includes:
- the LOC121754001 gene encoding uncharacterized protein LOC121754001: MEDRNFVVGQEFPDVKAFRSAIKEAAIAQHFELRIVKSDLIRYIAKCAAEGCPWRIRAVKLPNAPTFTIRSLGEAHTCEKNAYAGHHQASVDWIVSFIEERLRDNINYKPKDILHDVYEQYGITIPYKQAWRAKERGLQAIYGSSEEGYYLLPVYCEQIRKNNPGSVAEVFTAGSDNRFHRVFISFYASLKGFFEGCLPIIGLGGFPLKSKYLGTLLSATSFDADGGLFPLAFGVVDVENDESWMWFLSELRKAFEMHTEIIPHLTFLSKWQKGVGDAVKRKFPACCHAVCMKHLSESIVREFKNPRLVQLLWKAAYATTASAFKQKMAELEEVSAEASKWLQQYPPSRWALLYFEGTRYGHLSSNVEEFNQWILESRELPVTQVIKQIHCKLIMEFEERRARCKSWFSILAPSAEKHMIEAMNRASTYQVLRSDEVLFEVLSAERSDIVNIRTHSCSCRNWQLYGLPCSHAVAALISSKNHIHAFTAKHFTVASYTAAYAEEINPIPGKIDLKKEGEGETTMDDETRTVRPPKVRRPPGRPEKKRMCVEDLNREKHTVHCSRCNRTGHYKSTCKSEACKSIQQM; the protein is encoded by the coding sequence ATGGAAGATCGCAATTTTGTTGTTGGCCAGGAGTTTCCAGACGTTAAGGCCTTCCGGAGTGCAATCAAAGAGGCCGCCATTGCACAGCACTTTGAGCTTCGGATTGTTAAGAGTGATCTCATCCGTTACATAGCTAAATGTGCTGCTGAGGGCTGCCCATGGCGCATACGTGCTGTGAAGCTTCCAAATGCTCCGACTTTCACAATAAGAAGTCTAGGTGAAGCACATACTTGTGAGAAGAACGCGTACGCTGGGCATCATCAGGCTTCTGTAGACTGGATCGTCAGCTTTATAGAGGAACGGTTGCGTGACAACATAAACTACAAGCCCAAGGATATCTTGCACGATGTGTATGAGCAATACGGGATCACTATACCCTACAAGCAGGCCTGGCGTGCCAAGGAGCGCGGACTGCAAGCCATATACGGCTCTTCTGAAGAAGGGTATTACCTCCTTCCGGTGTACTGTGAGCAGATCAGGAAGAACAACCCGGGAAGTGTTGCTGAGGTGTTTACCGCTGGCTCTGACAACCGGTTCCATCGTGTGTTTATTTCGTTTTATGCTTCTTTGAAGGGGTTCTTTGAGGGTTGCCTCCCTATCATTGGGCTTGGTGGCTTTCCGCTAAAAAGTAAATATCTTGGCACGTTGCTTTCTGCAACTTCCTTTGATGCGGATGGTGGATTGTTTCCGCTCGCCTTTGGTGTTGTTGATGTGGAGAACGATGAGAGTTGGATGTGGTTCTTGTCGGAGCTACGCAAGGCCTTTGAGATGCATACGGAGATCATACCGCATCTCACCTTCTTATCCAAATGGCAGAAAGGTGTCGGGGATGCTGTGAAAAGGAAGTTCCCGGCTTGCTGTCACGCTGTTTGTATGAAACACTTGAGCGAAAGCATTGTTAGAGAATTCAAGAACCCTCGGCTTGTCCAGCTGCTCTGGAAAGCAGCATACGCCACTACTGCTTCTGCGTTCAAGCAGAAAATGGCTGAACTCGAGGAGGTCTCAGCAGAAGCATCGAAATGGCTACAACAATACCCACCTTCTCGTTGGGCGTTGTTGTATTTTGAGGGAACTCGCTATGGCCATCTCTCATCCAACGTCGAGGAGTTCAACCAATGGATACTTGAATCCCGGGAGCTGCCAGTGACTCAGGTGATCAAACAGATCCACTGTAAGCTGATAATGGAGTTTGAGGAGAGGCGCGCCAGGTGCAAGTCGTGGTTCTCCATTCTCGCCCCGTCAGCGGAGAAGCACATGATCGAGGCCATGAATCGCGCTTCCACCTATCAAGTTCTTCGATCAGATGAGGTATTGTTTGAGGTCCTCTCAGCTGAGCGTTCTGACATCGTCAACATCAGAACGCATTCCTGTTCTTGTCGCAACTGGCAGCTCTACGGGCTGCCATGCTCGCACGCTGTTGCAGCACTCATCTCCTCCAAGAACCATATACATGCTTTCACAGCAAAGCACTTCACTGTGGCTAGCTACACTGCTGCATACGCTGAAGAGATCAATCCCATACCGGGTAAGATCGACTTGAAGAAGGAAGGCGAGGGTGAGACCACCATGGACGATGAAACAAGGACTGTACGGCCTCCTAAGGTTAGGCGGCCTCCCGGACGCCCCGAGAAGAAGCGAATGTGCGTGGAGGATCTCAACCGGGAGAAG
- the LOC121754000 gene encoding uncharacterized protein LOC121754000, with product MEEYNEIPIKFSSVSSSENRDSIGSLKGGEDDEFYDKIEAPKFVDFTVPDHYSPDDHYWFCLRVGCDQKHEEEMDSEAIYNNFVLRVMAARSPNVRLRKALDRNASRTPTKCPLSAPPKSSKPRLSRMAVISSMSKKMDEGKKKVVRPLLKPGSTPVTKTKPVTAKYLTTPRNKKSTTDQSSFRSVQHPKRINVEVPKSRMVAKALVFRSPKKAIKVRTSVELRTPVSKLCQGMNRLEISSQRRKPLQACKGQEDKSGRSIRTKTKGQLSQKQERKKFLGKDETHSLKKEESCAIGKQLDTKVSEESGLQESSHEEAHSTVPPATQCLDSASADHLKGEVTKAEECNGNENITSESCVDHHGNNSSEGERNGLDFEDGDDKENAAASDENRMPSNILKQNGRQIFGVLEKCDQVRKKVTQAHDILKEGLSGPVTKLKKPKATNPKPFRLRTDERGVLKEATLDRRVGVDPPASQCENANVSTPGRKLQKKNASDIQKRSPAVVSKTPKRQERLKSAASMTPESNRSKEQKVKSSAMQRLDKFRKLTSSSVPKRARPQGVESRKQELISLLIPGQKLDVIHETSPQVSEPQSTGKAAAAETRNGWR from the exons ATGGAGGAGTATAACGAAATTCCGATTAAATTCTCATCAGTTTCATCATCGGAAAACCGAGACTCGATCGGGTCATTGAAAGGCGGAGAGGACGATGAATTTTACGATAAAATTGAGGCGCCGAAGTTTGTGGACTTCACTGTTCCGGATCACTACAGCCCCGACGACCATTACTGGTTTTGCCTCCGCGTCG GATGTGACCAAAAGCATGAGGAAGAAATGGATTCTGAAGCAATCTACAACAATTTTGTCCTCAGG GTGATGGCAGCCAGGAGTCCCAATGTAAGGCTTCGAAAAGCACTCGACAGAAATGCTTCGAG AACACCTACAAAATGCCCACTTTCAGCTCCTCCGAAATCTTCCAAGCCGAGACTATCAAGGATGGCTGTCATTTCATCGATGTCCAAGAAGATGGATGAGGGCAAGAAAAAGGTCGTTCGGCCCCTTTTGAAGCCTGGATCTACACCGGTGACAAAGACGAAACCGGTTACTGCAAAGTATCTCACAACTCCAAGGAACAAGAAGAGCACAACTGATCAAAGTTCGTTTAGAAGTGTTCAGCATCCAAAGCGTATCAATGTTGAAGTGCCAAAGAGTCGAATGGTGGCGAAGGCGTTGGTCTTTCGCTCTCCAAAGAAAGCCATCAAGGTAAGGACATCTGTTGAGCTGCGTACACCCGTCTCAAAGTTATGCCAAGGGATGAATAGGCTTGAGATTTCGAGCCAGAGAAGGAAACCACTTCAAGCTTGCAAAGGCCAAGAAGATAAATCAGGAAGATCGATTAGAACAAAGACCAAAGGACAGTTATCTCAGAAGCAGGAACGTAAGAAATTTCTGGGAAAGGATGAGACACATAGCTTGAAGAAGGAAGAAAGTTGTGCTATTGGAAAACAGTTGGACACAAAAGTCAGTGAAGAGTCTGGACTTCAAGAATCTAGTCATGAAGAAGCACATTCGACAGTGCCACCAGCGACACAATGCTTGGATTCTGCCTCAGCAGATCATTTAAAAGGAGAAGTTACAAAAGCTGAGGAGTGTAATGGGAATGAAAACATTACTTCAGAAAGTTGTGTAGACCACCATGGAAACAATTCTTCTGAAGGGGAACGAAATGGACTTGACTTTGAGGATGGAGATGACAAAGAAAACGCTGCTGCTTCTGATGAAAACAG AATGCCAAGCAACATTCTGAAGCAAAATGGAAGACAAATCTTTGGAGTGCTCGAGAAATGTGACCAAGTTAGAAAGAAG GTTACTCAAGCACATGATATTCTGAAAGAGGGTTTGAGTGGTCCGGTTACAAAGCTGAAGAAACCAAAGGCCACAAATCCTAAACCATTTAGACTAAGAACTGAT GAGAGAGGAGTTCTTAAGGAAGCCACCTTGGATAGAAGAGTCGGTGTCGACCCCCCAGCTAGCCAATGTGAAAATGCAAATGTGAGCACCCCAGGTCGGAAGTTACAGAAGAAAAATGCTAGTGATATTCAA AAAAGGAGCCCGGCAGTGGTTTCAAAGACTCCAAAACGGCAGGAGAGATTGAAATCAGCAGCTTCGATGACACCAGAAAGTAATAGATCTAAAGAGCAAAAGGTAAAGAGTAGTGCTATGCAAAGGTTGGATAAGTTCAGAAAACTAACATCATCTTCTGTTCCCAAACGTGCGAGGCCTCAGGG GGTTGAATCAAGAAAGCAGGAACTGATTTCATTACTGATTCCTGGTCAAAAGCTGGACGTGATACACGAAACTTCACCCCAAGTTTCGGAACCACAGAGCACTGGAAAGGCAGCTGCGGCTGAGACGAGAAACGGTTGGCGCTGA
- the LOC121754014 gene encoding proline iminopeptidase-like, with protein MASKGVSPEVNTSLYADIEPYNTGFLKVSDIHTVYYEQSGNPDGHPVIFLHGGPGGGTSSKNRKFFDPQFYRIILFDQRGAGKSTPHACLEENTTWKLIEDIEKLRTHLQVSEWLVFGGSWGSTLSLAYSESHPDKVTGLVLRGIFLLRKKEIDWFYEGGAATIYPDAWEPFRDLIPESERGCFVDAYHKRLDSSDKETQYAAARAWTKWEMMTAHLLPNEATAGRGDDDKFCLAFARIENHYFVNKGFFPSDSYLLDNLEKIKHINTVIVQGRYDVCCPMMSAWDLHKAWPEADFRVVPDAGHSANEPGISRELVAATEKMKFIIKGGAP; from the exons ATGGCATCCAAGGGAGTGTCTCCTGAAGTCAATACGAGCCTTTATGCGGATATAGAGCCATACAACACTGGCTTTCTAAAGGTTTCGGACATTCACACAGTATATTATGAGCAGTCTGGGAATCCAGATGGGCAT CCAGTGATTTTCCTGCATGGAGGTCCAGGGGGTGGTACTTCATCTAAGAACCGGAAATTCTTTGATccccagttttatagaatcattTTGTTTGATCAG AGAGGCGCTGGTAAAAGTACACCTCATGCATGCTTGGAGGAGAATACAACTTGGAAACTCATTGAAGACATTGAAAAACTAAGAACACACTTACAAGTTTCAGAATGGCTG GTTTTCGGTGGTTCATGGGGAAGCACACTCTCTCTAGCATATAGTGAATCCCATCCTGACAAG GTGACTGGCCTAGTACTGAGAGGCATTTTTCTGTTGCGCAAGAAAGAAATTGATTGGTTTTACGAGGGTGGAGCTGCTACCATATATCCTGATG CCTGGGAACCATTTAGAGATCTTATTCCTGAAAGTGAAAGAGGATGTTTCGTTGATGCCTACCACAAGAGGTTAGACTCCAGCGACAAGGAAACACAA TATGCAGCTGCTAGGGCATGGACCAAATGGGAAATGATGACAGCTCATCTTCTGCCCAATGAAGCTACCGCTGGAAGAGGAGATGATGATAAGTTTTGCTTG GCTTTTGCACGGATTGAGAATCACTACTTTGTCAACAAAGGTTTTTTTCCTTCAGACTCCTACCTGTTGGACAATCTTGAGAAAATAAAGCATATCAACACTGTAATTGTGCAG GGGAGATATGATGTATGCTGCCCCATGATGTCAGCATGGGATCTTCATAAGGCTTGGCCTGAGGCTGATTTTAGG GTGGTTCCTGATGCTGGGCATTCGGCTAACGAACCAGGAATATCGAGAGAACTTGTTGCTGCAACTGAGAAGATGAAGTTTATCATCAAGGGGGGTGCTCCGTAG